In one Silene latifolia isolate original U9 population chromosome 10, ASM4854445v1, whole genome shotgun sequence genomic region, the following are encoded:
- the LOC141607567 gene encoding protein FAR1-RELATED SEQUENCE 5-like has translation MDEDSLKQNGVQPDRQELCREVEKRYTTKKWRGGEIKSKLVVCNREGFAHKTPSKERDDELVMENSQRIFRVTRVGCKARIRLYMKNGLLLIDRFHEGYNHELISLKDREFQKLSRNIRDYHKMIIVSKSRLKIGATKTYRICKEQVNGFENIGASLNDFKNFHRDVKCFIHERDGQLFVDHFKEMTETRIGFYFDYDLDDDGSLCRAIWADGVDNHKRSVTFCGALMAREV, from the exons ACTCACTAAAACAGAATGGAGTGCAACCTGACAGGCAGGAGCTGTGTAGGGAGGTCGAGAAGAG GTACACAACAAAAAAATGGCGTGGCGGTGAGATCAAGTCAAAGCTCGTCGTCTGCAATCGAGAAGGTTTCGCTCACAAGACGCCAAGTAAAGAACGGGATGACGAACTGGTTATGGAGAATTCACAGAGGATATTCAGGGTCACTAGAGTGGGGTGTAAAGCGAGGATACGACTATATATGAAGAATGGTCTTCTATTAATTGACCGGTTCCACGAGGGTTACAATCACGAGCTTATCTCACTTAAGGACAGAGAGTTCCAGAAATTGTCGCGTAACATAAGAGATTATCACAAGATGATAATCGTTTCGAAATCAAGG ctgaagataggagcaacAAAGACATACAGAATCTGCAAAGAACAAGTGAATGGATTCGAAAACATTGGAGCAagcttaaatgattttaagaacttccataggGATGTTAAATGTTTCATTCACGAACGGGATGGTCAGTTGTTCGTTGACCATTTCAAGGAAATGACTGAAACAAGAATAGGTTTCTACTTTGACTATGATCTTGACGATGATGGCAGCCTATGTAGGGCCATATGGGCGGACG GTGTTGACAACCATAAACGATCTGTGACGTTCTGTGGGGCTCTAATGGCAAGGGaagtgtaa